In the Haliaeetus albicilla chromosome 7, bHalAlb1.1, whole genome shotgun sequence genome, one interval contains:
- the C1D gene encoding nuclear nucleic acid-binding protein C1D → MEMSEDDINTEEYPTEIHDYLAAFEKSLGSVDEMLKTMMSVSRSELLQKLEPLEQAKLDLVSVYTLNSMFWVYLATQGINPKEHPVKQELERIRTYMNKVKEIADKKKASKLDKGAASRFVRNALWEPNAENEHTSKTPAKGKKRKMD, encoded by the exons ATGGAAATGTCAGAAGATGATATTAACACAGAAGAATACCCCACTGAAATTCATGATTATCTTGCAGCATTTGAAAAATCTCTTGGTTCTGTAGATGAGATGCTGAAGACAATGATGTCAGTTTCCAGGAGCGAGCTTCTCCAAAAG tTAGAGCCTCTTGAGCAAGCAAAGCTGGATTTGGTTTCGGTGTACACGTTAAATTCAATGTTCTGGG taTACTTGGCTACTCAGGGAATCAATCCAAAGGAACATCCAGTGAAACAAGAACTG GAGAGAATAAGAACATACATGAACAAGGTCAAAGAAATAGCAGACAAGAAAAAGGCATCCAAACTCGATAAAGGAGCTGCTTCTAGATTTGTAAGAAATGCACTCTGGGAACCAAATGCTGAAAATGAACATACTTCCAAAACTCcagctaaaggaaaaaagagaaagatggacTAA